Proteins found in one Sorghum bicolor cultivar BTx623 chromosome 1, Sorghum_bicolor_NCBIv3, whole genome shotgun sequence genomic segment:
- the LOC8057060 gene encoding protein PEP-RELATED DEVELOPMENT ARRESTED 1 homolog, chloroplastic — protein MFLSLDLSLACAVVAFPWRPSSQLISRVPSRCNLTCHAAAPKVPLPIASPASLGDDPSKWDPAECDALLRGGEQVASVLQEMLTLMEDMEMDGAFEPVAVELVAQGVIGKRVDEMESGFLMALDYMIQLAQKDADDERKSLLEVIKQTVLDHLTKKCPPHVQVVGLLCQTEKKESRHELLRRVAAGGGVFKNDKGLKCQIPGANLSDIANQADDLLESMESRDTIPDRKLLARLVIVREEARNMMGGGLLDERNDRGLSTLPEAEVNFLSKLVALKPGKALERMIKDVMNGKGEGADNIEPSAGSHSEQERLTGVLGRGSVSGHKPRPVRPGMFLETVSKVLGGVYASNTSGITAQHLEWVHQTTLKILQEMAF, from the exons ATGTTTCTCTCCCTTGACCTGTCGCTTGCCTGCGCCGTCGTCGCCTTCCCATGGAGGCCCTCATCCCAACTAATCTCACGGGTCCCCTCCCGCTGCAACCTCACATGCCACGCAGCGGCGCCCAAAGTGCCCCTCCCCATCGCCTCGCCGGCCTCCCTCGGGGACGACCCTAGCAAGTGGGACCCCGCCGAGTGCGACGCCCTCCTCCGCGGCGGGGAGCAGGTCGCCTCCGTGCTGCAGGAGATGCTCACGCTG ATGGAGGACATGGAGATGGATGGTGCATTTGAGCCGGTTGCTGTGGAGCTGGTGGCACAGGGAGTTATTGGGAAGAGGGTTGACGAAATGGAGTCAGGCTTTCTTATGGCACTTGATTACATGATACAACTTGCACAGAAAGACGCAGACGATGAG CGTAAGTCTCTTCTTGAGGTAATTAAGCAGACAGTGCTAGACCATCTGACAAAGAAATGTCCTCCACAT gtccaggTTGTTGGACTCCTTTGCCAGACTGAAAAGAAAGAGAGCAGGCATGAATTGTTGCGCCGTGTAGCTGCTGGTGGAGGTGTTTTTAAGAACGATAAAGGTCTTAAGTGCCAAATTCCTGGGGCAAATCTTAGTGACATAGCAAATCAGGCAGATGATCTACTAGAG TCAATGGAATCTAGGGACACCATTCCTGATCGAAAACTTCTTGCAAGACTAGTTATAGTAAGAGAAGAAGCTCGGAATATGATGGGAGGTGGCCTGTTAGATGAGAGAAATGATCGTGGTTTGTCTACCCTCCCTGAGGCAGAG GTAAACTTTTTGAGCAAGCTCGTTGCTCTTAAACCTGGGAAGGCATTGGAAAGGATGATAAAGGATGTTATGAATGGCAAAGGGGAAGGTGCTGATAACATTGAACCAAGTGCTGGTTCGCATTCTGAACAGGAGAGGCTAACTGGAGTATTAGGAAGG GGAAGTGTATCTGGCCACAAGCCACGGCCAGTCCGCCCTGGAATGTTCCTTGAGACTGTTTCCAAG GTCCTGGGTGGCGTATATGCAAGTAACACATCTGGCATTACAGCTCAACATCTGGAATGG GTACATCAAACAACACTCAAAATTCTTCAGGAAATGGCCTTCTAG
- the LOC8057059 gene encoding receptor protein kinase-like protein ZAR1, translating into MSVLHSLGILLLLLTAPAVVAALSADGLSLLAFKSAVTDDPSSALSSWSDADADPCRWLGVTCVNTSSSSGDGGLRVVGVAIAGKNLSGYIPSELGSLAFLRRLNLHGNRLSGTVPAALANATALRSLFLYDNRLTGPFPAALCGIPKLQNLDLSRNAFTGALPPELGRCKQLERLLLAENEFSGNIPAAAAAAAASVSVWQQMVRLQMLDLSSNNLTGVIPKDLGKLSALAGTLNLSHNHLSGGVPLELGRLPATVTLDLRFNNLSGEIPQSGSLASQGPTAFLNNPGLCGFPLQVPCRAAPPSSSSSSSSLPPPLSSGGGAGGARQPIKTSLIVLISVADAVAVALVGAIAVYVYWKVCDRRRAAKEDKGGDDDDDEEGRGLFPCPCCIRGDYACGDSSSSSECSEHDGKCNGGGGGTEEGGELVAIDKGFRMELDELLRSSAYVLGKGGKGIVYKVVVDNGTTPVAVRRLGGGAAAPERYREFAAEAGAIGRVRHPNVVRLRAYYWSADEKLVVTDFINNGNLATALRGRSGQPTLSWTLRLRIAKGAARGLAHLHECSPRRFVHGEVKPSNILLDADYNALVADFGLTRLLTIAGCTDVYSVAGSGGIMGGALPYARPAAAVMDHKSSAYRAPEARTLGGSQPPSQKSDVYSFGVLLLELLTGKSPAEHAAPPSVSSSSSVPPSLPAGQNGQRELEQLQAPELVRWVRQGFEDVRPLSELADATCLRDAAARKEVVAAFHVALGCVEADPERRPRMKAVSESLDKIGA; encoded by the exons atgagTGTGCTACACTCGCTCGGGATCCTACTCCTCCTGCTCACGGCgccggcggtggtggcggcactGTCGGCGGACGGGCTTTCCTTGCTGGCCTTCAAGTCGGCGGTGACCGACGATCCGTCCTCGGCACTTTCGTCGTGGTCCGACGCCGACGCGGACCCGTGCCGCTGGCTCGGCGTCACCTGCGTCAACACCTCGTCCTCGTCCGGCGACGGCGGACTGCGCGTCGTCGGGGTGGCCATCGCCGGCAAGAACCTATCCGGCTACATCCCCTCCGAGCTCGGGTCGCTCGCGTTCCTACGCCGGCTCAACCTCCACGGGAACCGCCTGTCGGGGACCGTCCCCGCCGCGCTCGCCAACGCCACCGCCCTGCGCTCCCTCTTCCTCTACGATAACCGACTCACGGGCCCGTTCCCGGCCGCGCTGTGCGGGATCCCAAAGCTGCAGAACCTCGACCTGTCGCGGAACGCCTTCACGGGCGCGCTGCCGCCGGAGCTTGGGCGCTGCAAGCAGCTGGAGCGCCTGCTTCTCGCCGAGAATGAGTTTTCCGGCAAcataccggcggcggcggcggcggcggcggcgtctgtCTCTGTCTGGCAGCAGATGGTGCGCCTGCAGATGCTGGACCTGTCGTCCAACAACCTCACCGGCGTGATACCGAAAGACCTCGGCAAGCTCTCCGCGCTCGCCGGCACGCTTAACCTCTCCCACAACCACCTCTCCGGCGGGGTGCCCCTCGAGCTCGGTCGCCTCCCGGCCACCGTCACGCTCGACCTCCGCTTCAACAACCTCTCAGGCGAGATCCCGCAGTCCGGCTCCCTCGCCAGCCAGGGCCCCACCGCGTTCCTCAACAACCCGGGGCTCTGCGGCTTCCCGCTGCAGGTCCCCTGCCGCGCCGCTcctccgtcgtcgtcgtcgtcgtcgtcgtccctaCCTCCTCCGTTGTCctctggcggcggcgcgggcggtGCACGGCAGCCGATCAAGACCAGCCTCATCGTGCTCATCTCGGTGGCCGACGCGGTGGCCGTCGCGTTGGTCGGTGCCATCGCGGTCTACGTGTACTGGAAGGTCTGTGACCGGCGCCGGGCCGCCAAAGAAGACaaaggcggcgacgacgacgacgacgaggaaggGCGCGGCCTGTTCCCTTGCCCGTGCTGCATTCGCGGCGACTACGCATGCGGCgactcgtcctcgtcctcggagtGCTCCGAGCACGACGGGAAGTGCAACGGTGGCGGAGGAGGAACCGAGGAGGGCGGCGAACTGGTGGCGATCGACAAGGGGTTCAGGATGGAGCTGGACGAGCTGCTGAGGTCGTCGGCGTACGTGCTGGGCAAGGGCGGTAAGGGGATCGTGTACAAGGTGGTGGTGGACAACGGCACGACGCCCGTGGCCGTGCGCCGGCTCGGCGGTGGCGCCGCGGCGCCCGAGCGGTATCGGGAGTTCGCCGCGGAGGCAGGCGCCATCGGGCGCGTGCGCCACCCCAACGTCGTAAGGCTGCGCGCCTACTACTGGTCCGCCGACGAGAAGCTCGTCGTCACCGACTTCATCAACAACGGCAACCTCGCGACGGCGTTGCGCG GCCGGTCCGGGCAGCCAACCCTATCATGGACCCTACGACTGCGGATCGCCAAGGGTGCGGCGCGCGGGCTTGCGCACCTCCACGAGTGCAGCCCACGGCGGTTCGTCCATGGCGAGGTGAAGCCCTCCAACATCCTGCTGGATGCCGACTACAACGCGCTCGTCGCCGACTTCGGCCTCACTCGCCTCCTCACCATCGCCGGCTGCACCGACGTTTACTCCGTGGCGGGGTCCGGCGGCATCATGGGCGGCGCGCTGCCGTATGCTaggcccgccgccgccgtgatGGATCACAAGTCCAGCGCATATCGTGCCCCTGAGGCACGCACGCTGGGGGGCTCACAACCGCCGAGCCAGAAGTCCGACGTGTACTCGTTCGGCGTCCTGCTACTGGAGTTGCTCACGGGGAAGTCGCCGGCGGAGCATGCCGCGCCGCCGTCCGTATCGTCCTCGTCGTCGGTGCCGCCATCCCTGCCGGCGGGTCAGAATGGGCAGCGGGAGCTAGAGCAATTACAAGCTCCGGAGCTCGTGAGGTGGGTGCGGCAGGGGTTCGAGGACGTGCGGCCGCTGTCGGAGTTGGCTGATGCCACCTGCCTCAGGGACGCCGCCGCACGGAAGGAGGTTGTCGCGGCGTTCCACGTCGCGCTAGGGTGCGTTGAGGCAGACCCGGAGCGACGACCACGGATGAAGGCCGTGTCCGAGAGCCTTGACAAGATTGGGGCTTGA
- the LOC8057063 gene encoding tetraketide alpha-pyrone reductase 1, with protein sequence MAGETVLVTGASGFIGSTLVRLLLGRGYNVHAGVLNPDDKAETEHLLALAAGAGEGEGRLRIFRGDLLDGAALIDAARGCSGVFHLASPCIVDAVSDPQKQLIVPAVEGTLNVLRAAKEAGSVRRVVVTSSSCAIMPSPGWPAGEVRDERCWTDIDYSEKNGVWYPVSKTLAEKAAWKFAEENGVDVVVVNPTSVLGTIIPPTINSSMSVLLRLLQGCTEEYKDIWMGAVHVEDVALAHLLVFENPSASGRHICAESINHLSDFAAKLAELYPSYKVPKFPKDTQPGLVRAEAEVAAKKLVALGLQFRPLEKIIRDAVESLKSRGYIS encoded by the exons ATGGCGGGGGAGACGGTGCTGGTCACCGGCGCCAGCGGCTTCATCGGCTCCACCCTCGTCCGCCTCCTCCTCGGCCGTGGCTACAACGTCCACGCCGGCGTTCTCAACCCCG ATGACAAGGCGGAGACGGAGCACCTGCTCGCCctggccgccggcgccggcgagggcgagggccgCCTCCGCATCTTCCGCGGCGACCTCCTCGACGGCGCCGCGCTGATCGACGCCGCGCGGGGCTGCTCGGGTGTCTTCCACCTCGCCTCGCCCTGCATCGTCGACGCCGTCAGCGACCCCCAG AAGCAACTGATAGTGCCGGCGGTGGAAGGGACGCTGAACGTGCTGCGCGCCGCCAAGGAGGCCGGGAGCGTGCGGCGGGTGGTGGTCACCTCGTCCAGCTGCGCCATCATGCCCAGCCCCGGGTGGCCCGCCGGCGAGGTCCGGGACGAGCGCTGCTGGACTGACATCGACTACAGCGAGAAGAACGGG GTTTGGTACCCTGTTTCCAAGACGCTGGCAGAGAAGGCAGCGTGGAAATTTGCAGAGGAGAACGGAGTAGATGTGGTTGTGGTTAATCCAACGTCTGTCCTGGGCACGATAATCCCACCAACCATCAATTCTAGCATGTCCGTGCTTCTACGCCTccttcaag GTTGCACAGAGGAGTACAAGGACATATGGATGGGGGCAGTCCATGTGGAAGACGTTGCCTTGGCCCATCTCCTGGTGTTCGAGAACCCATCAGCTTCCGGGAGGCACATCTGCGCCGAGTCCATCAATCACTTGAGCGACTTCGCGGCCAAACTCGCCGAGCTCTACCCCAGCTACAAAGTGCCCAA GTTCCCCAAGGATACCCAGCCTGGGCTTGTGAGAGCAGAAGCGGAGGTGGCGGCGAAAAAGCTCGTTGCACTAGGGCTGCAGTtcaggcccctggagaagatcaTCAGGGATGCCGTGGAGAGCCTCAAGAGCAGAGGTTACATTTCGTAG